The segment CAAAACttgttcattattaaataGCACCACTCttatttatgttcatttcAAATCTTATGATAAATGGTATTAGTGAATCATAAACTTTGAAGTGTTAAAGAGCTGTGGTTTGCATAAAATACAGATAAACTATTCAAATAGATAACTTATCGCACGATCAATACTACCTAGGCTTAGGGCTTGCTATATAGtaggtaaatttaatttaagataaGTTGATTTAAAGTCCTTAAAAGTATTATCTTAGCAAAATTCCttaatttgccgtgtggtttcaggtacttcagaatagaaccacttcattgCTTTCTCAAGGATGTCGCAAAAAGCGACAAAGGTATtccttataaacatgggatttctgtaggcgataagctatatacctgtcactatttgaatctcagatCTAtcgtaaagccatacagctgaccgtggcctttcagtctttttgaagactgttcgctctgtcctCGCAAAAGGTATAATAACATGTTTGTATTCCTTAACTTATATAAGCAGttataattctttttatacCTCTTCGATTTGTGCCAAGTATgtgatgttttatttatttctaaaagcATCTAAACTAGTCATGTTGAACCGCTGATTTTCAAAACCGGCTTGttgtaatataaattcaaCACTTCGCTTTAGCGTAACCCATGTGCTAAATCAATGGATTgttatatcaaataaatttaatctgtACATTTGACAAATCAGAACTCTGTATAATAGAATACAATAATTACAAAACCACCATGAATTAAACCAGGTGAAGTCCTTACTAAATTTCCTCTTAAAACTATAgacatctaaatatataaaagtaaacaaattattgACAGCTGTATAAAAGTCAGCCCAAACCACATACACACAACACAACCATACAGATTTGAAATTtctgattaaatttaaaagaatttcCGGAAATTCttccaaatattttgttttacgcaAGAGATATCGATAGCATAatcttaagaaaaaaaaatcatctaataaaaatacgtcCGAGTCTATTTCCATGTTTGTctatgtaataaaatgatgTTTGATTAATTTATCACTTGGTCAATCAAACAATTTATCAACTTCAAAACTTTGACCAGGAATTCAAAtggaaaataatcattttcgATTTCTACTTAATTCGAATCTGGAATGTtatttacacacatacacatagatatcaagttattttaaattttaattttggaactaatatttaaagaagtaACTTTTGCGCGTGTCTTCGCTCTCGTGAGGATtcctagaaaaaatattagccTAGCTTGCGTTACTCCCAAAGGTTTTGTCTGTGTCTCtaacaaatatcatcaaaataggtccagtagtttttaagtttatgtatttatttctaaaatagaataaataaaaatatcttcttttttcaatttatgtaagtatgtttcaGTTCACGCGAACGGGGCTGCAGGCGCACTGTAGTGTGGTATAAAcagttatttattgaataatcaGACTTGCAGATGTTCTAAATgatcattaataaaaatagtctcATCGATCGGAGGTTTCCCATGTCctctaaattttaatgataaaagtttctgactttaaaaaaatcttataaaaaatcaataggCTTAGATTTTGATCGAAGAAAGCCTGCTACCTGGCGTTTTTGGATTCGGCAGCTGTTTCACTTAAATCGATCTCTCTGCACGTCTTTTTCTAgcattataacaaaaatatattcgtCCTTTTCTATAAGATGTGTATGATCTATGACATTTCTTAAGGAAGGCATACCGGCTgcttcttatatttttttcatatttgtagGATATTGTGTGAATATTCAGGTATTGTTGTGATGTGGATATTTAAAGCCCGCGTcaagagtatttttttattgttttaataacattgcTTTAATTGCATATATCTACATCTTCATCTACAAAAATCAaagaaattgattaaaaaccAGCTAAGCGGGAGTTGGACCCGCGCATGACGCCTTCCATACTATTAaattatcatcaagccaattACCGTTTGGAGTtctattgaatttttaagaattatatatttttaatctcttACTCTAtaccaaatcaaaatataaaatcaaagtCCCTATTATCATTACTCATAGTATAAAtcaaagtcgcttcccgcgtctgtccGTATGCCTGTGTGTACGTATTCGTAGatcttaaaaaatacacaaattattttattgctgtTTTCTTAATAGATAGAGTAATTCAAGAGGAAGATTAATACGCAtaccggggcgggtcgctagatACCTATAGGGGAGAAGGGCCCAAAGCAGGTCACTTAAAGtaaactatataataaaaatgcaattttaaCTATTAGGTtccttttaattaaacatttacgaaaagtatttattaaacttaatttataaaaacaaaaagtatgcatcttataagtatttttcaagTTATATCAAAATCAAGTGAATGTATAGTTTTACCCGCTTTGCCCGTAGGCAGTGCCCAAAGCAGGTATGCTGTCTGGGCAAAGCGAGTATGCgaaaataatatcttattcTAGGAAACTTTGGCAGCAAATCAAAAAGGTAACTCATATCGTGCGCATACCTGACAATTTTACAATCAAACCTGACAACTTAACTTTGGTTCTCTTTTGTCTAATGCAAATCTTTGACATATTTAACGTTAGCAGTAAACTATCACGTGGTTTTTTGAAGCATAATCCAGAGCTGGCAAATATTTGTGTGAGGAATGATTGTCCAATATAAGAATAACTTTCTTTTCTTGAGTTGGTCTTGTCATTGCCACGAAATGTCGCAGCCAATCCAAGAAAGTTGGACCAGAAATCCATCCATTATCAGTACAAACGGCCTCAGTATCTGGTGGTGATCCATCCAACAGTCGTTCCTGCATGCGTTTTCGTCCAAATATCATAAACGGTGGTATAAAACCGCCAGCTGCATTGCAACAGCATACGATTGTTGTCAATTTTCCTCTTTCGACACTAGATATGACTCCTACTTGCTTTTTGCCTGTTTTTGAGAGAACTTTTGGAGGCTTGTTGCTGGTTGTTTGGATGCCCGTTTCGTCAACATTATAAATTCTCGTAGCATCTACTTTGTGTTTGTCAATCTGCTCTTCTAGGAGATTGAAGAATCTTTCCACCTGTGGCCTAATAAATCCTCGGGCACGAGCTACTGAGGTCGGTTCGGGTTGTCTCAATGTAACTTCAGGATGTCTGATTCTAAAACTTTTGTACCAATCATCTCCTGCagtattttgtttgaatgGATGAGGTATATTATTGGTTGTTGCA is part of the Amyelois transitella isolate CPQ chromosome 20, ilAmyTran1.1, whole genome shotgun sequence genome and harbors:
- the LOC132902997 gene encoding uncharacterized protein LOC132902997 — its product is MYGISVVGEGGPKRVHGPKQMVQKYKRKTQQASWDVTTMKLAMEEAGKTSVRNAAKRYGINLSTLQRHIKKGSAEKSLGRFRCVFTEEQEIELIEYLFHMDNLFYGLNKQEFCRLAFEYATTNNIPHPFKQNTAGDDWYKSFRIRHPEVTLRQPEPTSVARARGFIRPQVERFFNLLEEQIDKHKVDATRIYNVDETGIQTTSNKPPKVLSKTGKKQVGVISSVERGKLTTIVCCCNAAGGFIPPFMIFGRKRMQERLLDGSPPDTEAVCTDNGWISGPTFLDWLRHFVAMTRPTQEKKVILILDNHSSHKYLPALDYASKNHVIVYC